A window of Salvia splendens isolate huo1 chromosome 8, SspV2, whole genome shotgun sequence genomic DNA:
TTGAATCTGCACCAGTGCCTACGGCCAGTCCACTTCATGTTAATGGTCGTTTCCGGAATATAGATGATACGGATGATCATAATGGATGTTCATCAGGGACGGGCATTGAGTATGACTCTATTTCCAATAATGGTAGTTGGTCTGGCGACTCTGAAGACCATAAAGAAAAGTCATCACAGCCGCTTACTCGTCAGGATATAATACCTGGTGCTGACAATGAcaaaagagagaaaatacgtcAGAAGAATGAGAGGAAACATCAGCGTCAAAAGGAGAGGCGAGCGCAGGAGTTGCATGAACGGTGCTGCAGCTATCTCATGTCGAGGAAGCTGGAAGCTCTGGCGCAGAAGCTTGTTGCTATGGGTTTCTCCCAAGAGCGAGCGGCAATGGCTCTTATTATGAATGAAGGCAGGTTAGAGGAATCAGTATCCTGGCTTTTTGAAGGAGGTGAAGAAGACAAGAACTCGGAAAACAATCTTGATGGTGGTGGTAATTTGAAAATTGACATATCAGAGGAGCTTGCTCGCATTACATATTTGGAAATTACATATAAGGCTTCCAAACAAGAGGTGGAAAGAGCTGTAGTATCCTGTCAGGGTGATCTTGAAAGGTCTGAAGAGACATTAAAGGCACAAAAGGAAGAGACTCCTGCTGTCTTGTCTAAGCCTGATGAAAATGGCGATCCTCTTACTGTTACAAATAGCAAGCTGGCAGCAATTAGTCAGAATCCATTAAGAATACAACCAAAGTCTACTTCAGTAACCACTGTACAGCAGAGAAGGGATGACAAAGATTTCAACTACATCAAACTTCCAGCAACAGTAGAGTCTGTAGTGGATCCTGTGACCAAAAGCATGCAGGTGGTAAAGAAAATACCACCTAAAACTGACTGGGTTAAACAACAGCAGACTGTGCCTGTAGAGAAAAGGTGGGTAAGTGCAGGATCAGATTCTTCTGCATCATTTTCTTTAGCATCACGGTCTCTGCCATCACCAACTCCAGCCAAGACGGATGTTCGCTATGTTGGTGTTGGaaatgaattgaagaagttgcAGCTAGGATCAGTCAAAGAACCGGTCATCGTCATGCAGCGACCTCAATCCATTAATGCAAAGCAGGTTCCTAGCACAAGTATTAGCTCGTCTCCTCCTGGAGAGAGGGCTATGAGTTGGCATCCTAGTTCTGTTGAAACAGTGAAGCCACATGGGTTTACGCCATCTGTTGCTGTGTCTAATGGTTTTAGCTCAGATCAGTCGTACAGCCCACCTCAATATCAGTCGTCACAGCAGCAATTTATGTCCAGTAGTGGCCCAATTGATTCATCAGGAACTAAAAAATCAAACAGTTACTGGGGTCAAGGCGGATCACCAGCACTTGCTGCACCTTCCTCCCTTGGTCTCTTCTCCTGCATTGGTGCCAGTGGCTCATCTGGGACTTCATCTCAGGTGGACTGGAGCACCGGCAGCTCAATGTTGCAATTTGATTACACCAACGTTGACTGGAGTTTGGATCGTGGGTCACTGTTCCCAAGACCAAACCGCCCGTGGACTGGGGCTAACTACATTCCAACTAACTCTAGCCTGTATGATTCATTTACATATGGTGCGGGTTTGAAGTCTACTATGAGGCCTGGTCTGTCCAATGGGAATGCTGCAGCGATAGATGGACTAAATCCCAACGACCTAATGGCTGGTGGTTCACGGGAATGGACTTCACCATTAGAAGAGAAAGACCTTTTCAGTCTACCCAGACAAGTTGTTTCCTCTCCTACACTGTAAGAGAATGGTGGTGGGTTTTACGAATAAAGAAAAGGGTGTTGATGTTGGTGTTTGTTCTTTTATGCTTTTGGATTTGTATTTCATATGAATTGACATCATATCTTAATGGGAAAAGCATTACAGTTTCTTTGATTCACTTATTTTGCCAAAATATGTTGAAATCCACCATCCAGCCAAAACTCACTACAGATATCAATCTTATATTTCCGGATAATACAATTCTTGAATTTATCTTGTTAAAATCCGTCTTATTTGCTGCAAATGTATAACGAATTATGTAGAGAGAAATGATTGTAGGTGCGACAGCAGAGGATGGCAACGATGATTCAGTGAGGTCGGAGGTTGCTGATGACCCACCAAACGGTAGCTATGCACAAGAACTTGTCATACATCATCAAGTGGAAGCACACAACTAACACGGAACGACAAACTGTAACATCGAACTCAAAAAAATCAAGAGAGATACTAAAATGTATGGAGGCACAAGTTTGTAAGGACATGTGGGGTTGATCTTTTCATATGTGGGGTAATTTTAGCATACATGTAGGGAAATCGTTTTAACTCCAAAAGGGATTTACTAACAACCAGAAACTGTAACACAGACTTTTTTGAGGCAGACAACAACAAACACGACTGAGACACGAATAAAAAGAGGGAACATTGGAGAAGAATACGCAGCTGCAGAAGTAAAATCAATAGTCAAAAGGCCAGCGCGTTCTGCTATGCTCCTCATTTGGAGCTGCTGCACTGTTTCCTTCAGTTCCT
This region includes:
- the LOC121744677 gene encoding uncharacterized protein LOC121744677, giving the protein MSPASKAKSKDKKTGKEAPKNSLKPLSHVNASSGTTASGYNPVSRTFHTFESAPVPTASPLHVNGRFRNIDDTDDHNGCSSGTGIEYDSISNNGSWSGDSEDHKEKSSQPLTRQDIIPGADNDKREKIRQKNERKHQRQKERRAQELHERCCSYLMSRKLEALAQKLVAMGFSQERAAMALIMNEGRLEESVSWLFEGGEEDKNSENNLDGGGNLKIDISEELARITYLEITYKASKQEVERAVVSCQGDLERSEETLKAQKEETPAVLSKPDENGDPLTVTNSKLAAISQNPLRIQPKSTSVTTVQQRRDDKDFNYIKLPATVESVVDPVTKSMQVVKKIPPKTDWVKQQQTVPVEKRWVSAGSDSSASFSLASRSLPSPTPAKTDVRYVGVGNELKKLQLGSVKEPVIVMQRPQSINAKQVPSTSISSSPPGERAMSWHPSSVETVKPHGFTPSVAVSNGFSSDQSYSPPQYQSSQQQFMSSSGPIDSSGTKKSNSYWGQGGSPALAAPSSLGLFSCIGASGSSGTSSQVDWSTGSSMLQFDYTNVDWSLDRGSLFPRPNRPWTGANYIPTNSSLYDSFTYGAGLKSTMRPGLSNGNAAAIDGLNPNDLMAGGSREWTSPLEEKDLFSLPRQVVSSPTL